One region of Chloroflexota bacterium genomic DNA includes:
- a CDS encoding TatD family deoxyribonuclease has protein sequence MKQENLLEVIDTHAHLDELEKLEPALKKAKEAGVIAIVAVGSSHQSNQKVMEISLKYPTLVYPALGLHPWELGNLDSRRIDATLISIEERAAHIVAIGEIGLDYDKRVVKVASKELQKETLRRLLTLAKEYRKPVILHSRYAWKDSFDLVKETGIEKAVFHWFTGFSSVLKDIIEAGYFISATPAAEYHQEHRRAIKETPPEKLLLETDCPVTYGRETKYRSEPADIFRSLKAVAALKGINESAMAQQTTYDATQFFHFDLQAK, from the coding sequence ATGAAACAGGAAAACTTACTTGAAGTTATTGACACACATGCCCATCTCGATGAGCTGGAAAAACTTGAACCAGCGCTCAAAAAAGCCAAAGAGGCTGGCGTTATAGCCATTGTCGCTGTTGGCTCAAGTCACCAATCAAACCAGAAGGTGATGGAAATCAGCCTGAAGTATCCCACCCTTGTCTATCCGGCTCTCGGCCTACACCCCTGGGAACTAGGTAATTTAGATTCTCGACGAATCGACGCCACTCTAATATCCATTGAAGAAAGAGCCGCACACATCGTGGCAATAGGCGAAATAGGACTGGATTACGATAAAAGAGTAGTCAAAGTAGCCTCCAAAGAGCTACAGAAGGAAACCCTAAGACGTCTGTTAACTTTAGCCAAGGAATACAGAAAGCCGGTTATACTACACAGTCGCTATGCTTGGAAAGACAGTTTTGACTTGGTTAAAGAGACCGGTATTGAAAAAGCTGTTTTCCACTGGTTCACCGGATTTTCCAGCGTGCTGAAAGATATAATCGAAGCCGGCTACTTCATTTCAGCCACCCCAGCTGCGGAATACCACCAGGAGCACAGACGGGCTATCAAGGAAACACCGCCGGAAAAACTGCTTCTGGAGACAGACTGTCCGGTAACATACGGCAGAGAGACCAAGTATCGCTCTGAACCCGCAGACATCTTTAGAAGCCTGAAGGCTGTTGCCGCACTGAAGGGCATCAACGAGTCCGCCATGGCTCAGCAGACCACATATGACGCAACACAATTTTTCCACTTCGATTTACAGGCCAAATGA
- a CDS encoding tryptophan-rich sensory protein, giving the protein MKLKDVFKLVACIVACLAAGAIGSIFTREAIPNWYATLEKPAFNPPNWLFAPVWTLLYILMGVAAFLVWRKGLENRQVRIALIVFLVQLVLNALWSVVFFGLESPLYGLIVIFALWVAILFTVLKFFRISLASSALMWPYLLWVTFAAVLNSSIWLLNR; this is encoded by the coding sequence ATGAAACTCAAGGACGTCTTTAAGCTAGTAGCATGTATTGTTGCTTGCCTGGCTGCTGGTGCCATCGGTTCTATATTTACACGGGAGGCGATTCCAAACTGGTATGCAACGCTGGAGAAGCCGGCTTTTAACCCACCGAACTGGTTGTTTGCTCCGGTGTGGACACTACTGTATATACTGATGGGCGTAGCCGCATTTCTGGTCTGGCGTAAGGGATTGGAGAATCGACAGGTCAGGATAGCACTAATCGTGTTCCTGGTGCAGTTGGTTCTAAATGCCCTGTGGTCGGTGGTTTTCTTTGGCCTCGAGTCTCCTTTGTACGGATTAATCGTAATCTTCGCTCTGTGGGTGGCGATACTGTTCACCGTTCTGAAGTTCTTCAGGATATCTTTGGCCTCTAGCGCACTTATGTGGCCTTATCTGCTCTGGGTGACTTTTGCGGCGGTTCTGAATTCATCGATATGGTTATTGAACCGATAA
- a CDS encoding HAD family hydrolase, with protein sequence MIKAVFFDFYNTLATYHPPREEAWANACRERGIKVEAKTLFSSLAAADMYWRDENSRSPVDKKTPEEKINFYVEYATRILEGAGVEASRDTALQILAAIREHKWEFRTFDDTLPTLKELENRGLILGLISNVVQDMESTYTELGLQPYLDFKVTSAEVGCDKPQPKIFQAALKKAKVKPEEAIYVGDQYDLDIVGARGVGMKALFIDRNDYFPDITDCPRIRSLTEITKYI encoded by the coding sequence ATGATCAAAGCTGTCTTCTTTGACTTCTACAACACCTTGGCCACTTACCATCCACCTCGGGAAGAGGCATGGGCTAATGCCTGCCGAGAGCGCGGCATTAAGGTGGAAGCAAAGACGCTATTTAGCTCCTTAGCTGCAGCAGACATGTACTGGCGTGATGAGAACTCCCGCTCACCCGTAGACAAGAAAACTCCAGAGGAAAAAATCAACTTTTACGTCGAATACGCAACCAGGATACTCGAAGGAGCTGGTGTGGAAGCTAGCCGTGACACGGCACTTCAAATACTGGCAGCAATCCGAGAGCATAAGTGGGAGTTCAGAACCTTTGATGATACCTTACCCACCTTAAAAGAGCTGGAGAACCGAGGCTTAATCTTAGGGCTGATTTCCAACGTCGTCCAGGACATGGAGTCCACATATACGGAGTTAGGACTACAACCGTACCTCGATTTCAAGGTAACCTCTGCCGAAGTTGGTTGTGACAAACCACAGCCAAAGATATTCCAGGCAGCGCTAAAGAAAGCTAAGGTCAAGCCTGAAGAAGCCATATATGTTGGTGACCAGTACGACTTGGATATTGTCGGTGCCCGAGGGGTCGGCATGAAAGCTTTATTCATCGACCGCAACGACTATTTCCCGGACATCACCGACTGCCCCAGAATCCGCAGTCTCACCGAAATCACGAAATACATCTGA
- a CDS encoding NDP-sugar synthase produces the protein MPRQEKRSKILAKITEEKAKGSVKAVILVGGEGTRLRPLTYSTVKAMVPVLNKPFIEYVFRHLSNHKIKEIILALGHKPDCITDYFGDARQLGTMLVYSVETDPMGTAGAIKNAEQYIDDTFFVMNGDIFTDINLTDMLRFHKNKGAKVTIALTPVEDPTRFGVVETDSNQRVTRFVEKPKREQVTSNMINAGVYIIETEILKRIPQGKRFMFERDVFPALLADGEPVSGYATDVYWIDAGTPEQYLQLNHDLMFGKSVQVAFTPEEIRINEKSSVHPQAKLTGPILVDRDCTIGKGVQLKGPVVIGTDCTIKDGAIIENSILWQNVTIGEQAILKDCIVASNSCIDNNACIECATLAQTKE, from the coding sequence TTGCCAAGACAGGAGAAACGGAGTAAAATATTAGCGAAAATCACCGAGGAAAAAGCTAAAGGCTCAGTGAAAGCAGTCATTCTTGTTGGCGGTGAAGGCACCAGGCTGCGTCCACTCACCTACTCCACTGTGAAAGCTATGGTGCCAGTCCTGAATAAGCCGTTTATTGAATATGTCTTTCGTCACCTCAGCAATCACAAAATAAAAGAAATCATTCTAGCCTTAGGTCATAAGCCAGATTGCATTACAGACTATTTCGGTGATGCCCGCCAACTGGGTACGATGCTAGTTTACAGCGTCGAAACAGACCCAATGGGCACTGCTGGGGCTATCAAGAACGCCGAGCAGTACATAGACGACACTTTCTTCGTTATGAATGGAGATATCTTCACCGATATCAACTTGACCGACATGCTACGTTTCCATAAAAATAAAGGCGCCAAGGTAACCATCGCCCTGACGCCCGTAGAAGACCCCACTAGATTCGGCGTTGTTGAAACCGATAGTAATCAGCGGGTAACCCGCTTCGTCGAGAAACCAAAGCGTGAGCAGGTTACAAGCAACATGATAAATGCCGGCGTTTACATTATTGAAACTGAAATCCTAAAGCGTATCCCACAAGGCAAACGTTTTATGTTTGAACGCGATGTCTTCCCCGCACTCTTAGCTGACGGAGAGCCTGTTTCCGGCTACGCAACCGATGTCTACTGGATTGACGCTGGGACTCCAGAGCAGTATTTACAGTTGAACCACGATTTAATGTTCGGCAAAAGCGTCCAGGTTGCCTTCACGCCTGAGGAAATCCGGATAAACGAAAAGAGTTCCGTCCATCCCCAAGCCAAGTTGACCGGACCAATACTAGTTGATAGAGATTGCACCATTGGCAAGGGCGTTCAGCTCAAAGGGCCAGTGGTTATTGGCACAGATTGTACAATAAAGGATGGTGCTATAATAGAAAACTCAATTCTATGGCAAAATGTTACAATAGGAGAGCAAGCCATATTAAAAGATTGTATTGTAGCTAGCAATAGCTGCATTGATAATAATGCCTGCATCGAATGTGCTACCCTTGCACAGACAAAGGAGTAG
- a CDS encoding DUF89 family protein, with the protein MKASKDCYECLQKLACQAAELAANDEPAKARAVAESLKILGDNFSLDSVSIVIATKIHDAIKRITGNSDPYRQMKDKEIAVARELSKQIKVEHGSFRSCLKFAALGNTIDFFRPLDVMKKDMKRHVDFVIDDSERFEAKLKHARRVLYLADNAGEVFFDLLLIRWMRQWASVAYVVKASPVQDDVTVEDIRRAGPEAELGEIMTTGTATPGIDFSVASAEFKREFNSADLIFAKGMGYYESLSEMPAEGRVFYCLRAKCQPVADSLKVPLNSYVAMLR; encoded by the coding sequence ATGAAAGCTTCGAAGGATTGTTATGAGTGCTTGCAGAAGCTGGCTTGCCAGGCCGCTGAGCTGGCGGCGAATGATGAGCCGGCTAAAGCCAGAGCTGTAGCAGAGAGCCTGAAGATACTTGGTGACAATTTCTCTCTGGATAGTGTATCTATTGTTATCGCCACCAAAATCCATGATGCCATAAAGAGGATAACCGGAAATTCTGACCCTTACCGGCAGATGAAAGACAAGGAGATCGCGGTCGCCAGAGAGCTGTCGAAGCAGATAAAAGTTGAACATGGCAGCTTTAGAAGTTGCCTCAAGTTTGCCGCTCTGGGGAATACCATAGATTTCTTCAGGCCTCTTGATGTTATGAAGAAGGACATGAAACGGCATGTGGATTTTGTCATCGATGATTCGGAGCGGTTTGAAGCCAAACTTAAGCATGCCCGAAGAGTTCTGTATTTGGCGGATAATGCTGGTGAGGTGTTTTTTGATTTACTGCTTATCAGGTGGATGAGGCAATGGGCTTCTGTTGCTTATGTGGTTAAGGCCTCGCCGGTTCAGGATGACGTTACTGTGGAAGATATCAGGCGAGCCGGGCCTGAAGCTGAGCTAGGCGAGATAATGACCACCGGGACGGCTACCCCGGGCATAGATTTCTCTGTGGCGTCGGCGGAGTTTAAGCGTGAGTTCAATTCTGCAGACCTCATATTTGCCAAAGGCATGGGCTATTATGAGTCTCTATCTGAGATGCCGGCGGAAGGCAGGGTTTTCTACTGTCTCAGGGCGAAATGCCAACCGGTGGCTGATTCCCTCAAAGTTCCACTGAACAGCTATGTGGCAATGCTGAGGTAA
- a CDS encoding alpha/beta fold hydrolase: MKWISLIALILTCLLLAGCAKPVEVPSPEQPSEGVKIEHKFVEAGGVEWHYVEAGKGEPVVFLHGLPESWFSWHYQIETVSKKYRVIAVDLKGYGQSDKSDGDYTAQGVANELIALFDAIGLDRFSLVTHDWGTLIGDCIASTIPDRIVKYIRMEAPVLKIDPTKHPQFELFKNQDVATGMMSQARTFITMVYEPRTVQKISDEDMEGIIFEFSRPGVAEAVPRYFRDFRLEDEDVRLERFSKMTFPVLVLQGEKDPAQPLWYYEGIEEVFPNVEFQIIEDSGHFTELEKPEEVSKAILDFLSN, translated from the coding sequence ATGAAATGGATTTCTTTGATTGCTTTAATTTTGACCTGTTTGTTATTAGCTGGTTGTGCTAAACCGGTGGAAGTGCCTTCTCCTGAGCAACCATCTGAAGGAGTAAAGATTGAGCATAAGTTTGTGGAAGCTGGCGGGGTTGAATGGCACTACGTTGAAGCCGGCAAAGGTGAGCCTGTGGTTTTTCTTCATGGCTTGCCGGAAAGCTGGTTTTCCTGGCATTATCAAATCGAAACGGTTAGTAAGAAATATCGCGTTATAGCTGTTGATTTGAAGGGGTACGGGCAGTCCGATAAAAGCGATGGCGACTATACAGCCCAGGGGGTGGCGAACGAGCTGATTGCTCTATTTGATGCCATTGGGCTGGATAGGTTCTCACTGGTAACTCATGATTGGGGCACGTTGATAGGCGACTGTATCGCCAGCACTATTCCCGACCGAATCGTCAAGTATATCCGCATGGAAGCGCCAGTGCTGAAGATTGACCCGACCAAGCATCCTCAGTTCGAGCTGTTCAAAAATCAGGATGTGGCCACAGGCATGATGTCACAAGCCAGAACTTTTATTACCATGGTTTATGAACCTCGAACAGTGCAGAAAATCAGCGATGAGGACATGGAAGGCATTATCTTCGAGTTCAGCCGCCCCGGGGTTGCTGAAGCTGTACCTCGGTACTTTAGAGACTTTAGGCTCGAAGACGAGGACGTCCGGCTGGAGCGGTTTAGCAAGATGACATTCCCGGTGCTGGTGCTTCAAGGGGAGAAAGACCCGGCCCAGCCATTGTGGTACTATGAAGGTATTGAAGAGGTCTTTCCAAATGTTGAGTTTCAAATCATCGAGGATTCAGGCCACTTCACGGAGCTGGAAAAGCCGGAGGAAGTTAGTAAGGCCATACTCGATTTCCTGAGCAACTAG
- a CDS encoding alpha/beta hydrolase, with product MEKLSVKERVIYRFILNEKRVYRHWYTRFLICGVDLARIRGVVSRIKNFYMWCSEWSKEGESLLKLAEDALSNGNTYTARCLFHEAAGCFHIGQHIYFIDLEQKEEAQEKARRSYRRAVELYDEDKRPIRLEIPFRGILIPGYLRLAGQPNRPLIIYINGLDNIKEVENHYMGSLLTEAGFNCFSFDGPGQGEMWKNMKMIPDYEKAVSAIIDWFEKNNKYGINLKKIGTSGFSFGGYLAPRAAAFDKRISCAIGNGGVGYITTEMAKRVTPIWARDLLYVTGFKSVEEARDNWGEIDIKKAPPLDRPLLIIHGGRDIVVPNPTEQVDYIMNWAIGEKELKWYPDGEHCCANYFDEVIPYSIDWFKKHLLR from the coding sequence ATGGAAAAACTGTCGGTTAAAGAAAGGGTAATCTATCGCTTTATCCTTAACGAGAAGAGGGTTTACAGGCATTGGTACACCAGGTTTCTGATTTGTGGCGTGGATTTAGCCCGGATTCGGGGAGTAGTGTCACGGATAAAGAATTTCTATATGTGGTGTAGCGAATGGTCGAAAGAAGGGGAGAGCCTACTGAAGCTAGCTGAAGACGCCCTGTCAAATGGGAATACTTACACCGCTAGATGCTTATTCCATGAGGCAGCGGGGTGTTTTCATATCGGTCAGCATATCTACTTTATAGACCTTGAGCAGAAGGAAGAGGCTCAGGAGAAGGCCAGGCGGAGTTATAGAAGAGCCGTTGAGTTATACGATGAAGACAAAAGACCGATAAGATTAGAGATACCTTTTCGGGGGATTTTAATTCCCGGTTACCTCAGGCTTGCAGGGCAGCCGAACAGACCGCTGATAATTTATATCAACGGATTGGACAATATAAAGGAAGTTGAAAATCACTATATGGGGAGCTTGCTGACGGAGGCTGGTTTTAACTGCTTCAGCTTCGATGGGCCGGGGCAGGGAGAGATGTGGAAGAACATGAAGATGATTCCTGACTATGAAAAGGCGGTTAGCGCTATTATCGACTGGTTTGAGAAGAATAACAAATACGGTATTAATCTTAAAAAGATAGGAACGTCTGGCTTTAGTTTTGGTGGTTATCTGGCGCCTCGTGCTGCGGCATTTGATAAGAGGATTTCTTGTGCTATTGGAAATGGTGGCGTTGGTTATATAACAACGGAAATGGCTAAAAGAGTAACTCCAATTTGGGCCAGGGATTTGTTGTATGTCACCGGTTTCAAAAGCGTGGAGGAAGCTAGAGATAATTGGGGAGAAATCGACATTAAAAAGGCACCACCGCTGGACCGTCCGCTTCTTATCATTCACGGGGGAAGGGACATAGTGGTCCCTAATCCCACAGAGCAGGTCGATTACATTATGAATTGGGCGATTGGGGAAAAGGAGTTAAAGTGGTATCCTGATGGTGAACACTGCTGTGCCAACTACTTCGATGAAGTGATTCCTTATTCTATTGATTGGTTTAAGAAGCATTTGTTGAGATAA
- a CDS encoding TGS domain-containing protein, whose product MPANLPPQYFDAEKRYRQAKTPEDKIEALEVMLAIMPRHKGTDHLYGDLRRRIAKLTEEAERKAATSRASFYIRKEGAGQVALVGLPNVGKSQLLAAVTDALPEIADYPFTTKTPNIGMMKFENIQIQLVDTPPVTGKDSRVWLNNIARNADLIAIIVDLNNRPVEQAEATLQELDNIGIVPATKETTEATIGKRQRKILIIGNKNDLDSSAASWSRLNSRYNAKFPMISVSGTEGNNLQDLKKGIFKALEIIRVHTKSPGQKPDLTDPIILKRGSTVKEAAEDIHKDFKAKLKYAVVWGSGKFDGQRVSQGHVLQDNDIIELHV is encoded by the coding sequence ATGCCAGCGAACCTACCGCCACAATACTTTGACGCTGAAAAGCGCTACAGGCAGGCTAAGACTCCGGAGGATAAAATCGAGGCTCTGGAAGTCATGCTGGCCATCATGCCCAGGCACAAGGGCACCGACCATCTGTATGGCGACCTGAGACGAAGAATAGCCAAGCTCACCGAAGAAGCGGAGAGAAAGGCTGCCACCAGCAGAGCCAGCTTTTACATCAGGAAAGAAGGCGCCGGCCAGGTAGCCCTGGTCGGGCTGCCCAATGTGGGCAAGTCACAACTGCTGGCTGCTGTCACCGATGCCTTGCCCGAAATAGCCGATTATCCCTTCACCACCAAGACTCCTAATATAGGTATGATGAAATTCGAAAATATCCAAATCCAATTGGTTGACACACCGCCAGTGACAGGCAAGGACTCCCGCGTCTGGCTAAATAATATCGCCAGAAACGCCGACCTGATAGCTATAATCGTCGACCTTAACAACCGCCCAGTAGAACAGGCAGAGGCTACCCTTCAGGAGCTGGACAATATAGGCATAGTGCCGGCCACAAAAGAGACTACCGAGGCTACAATCGGCAAACGGCAAAGGAAAATACTTATCATAGGCAATAAGAATGACCTGGACAGCTCGGCTGCCAGTTGGAGCCGATTGAATTCGCGCTATAACGCCAAGTTCCCCATGATTTCAGTGTCCGGCACAGAGGGCAACAACCTGCAAGACCTCAAAAAGGGAATTTTCAAAGCCTTGGAAATTATACGCGTCCACACCAAAAGCCCGGGGCAGAAGCCAGACCTGACTGACCCGATAATATTGAAAAGAGGCAGCACAGTAAAAGAGGCCGCTGAAGACATTCACAAAGATTTCAAAGCCAAACTGAAGTACGCTGTCGTCTGGGGCTCGGGAAAATTCGATGGGCAGAGAGTCAGTCAAGGTCATGTCCTGCAAGATAACGACATAATCGAGCTACATGTCTAG